The following proteins are co-located in the Brevibacillus laterosporus DSM 25 genome:
- a CDS encoding alpha/beta hydrolase family protein, with amino-acid sequence MKRHVEIKWQDETLTATLYVPELGNQAETFPLIVICHGFIGSRIGVNRLFVETANQLIRDGYAVLCFDYVGCGESTGEYGRSGFDQLVAQTRHVLKEATHFPEVNTERIYLLGHSLGGPVALYTAVSEPNIRKLMLWSPVAHPYKDIVRIVGVDTYQRAWQYSSVDYMGYGFTSAFFESLQPYVPLKELQNYTGDVFIAHGTADVDIPVEYCFHYYYAFRSRPTGKSDKEIILEADHTFSDGCSRAMLIDSTREWLSGERYYKQAGGAVTRTLGYSI; translated from the coding sequence GTGAAGAGACATGTTGAAATTAAATGGCAGGATGAAACATTGACGGCTACCTTATATGTGCCTGAACTGGGAAATCAAGCAGAAACATTTCCTCTGATTGTCATTTGTCATGGTTTTATTGGTTCGCGTATCGGTGTCAATCGATTGTTTGTTGAAACCGCTAATCAATTGATTAGAGATGGCTATGCAGTGTTATGTTTTGATTATGTGGGATGTGGAGAAAGTACGGGCGAATATGGTCGGTCAGGCTTTGACCAATTAGTTGCGCAAACTAGGCATGTTCTGAAAGAGGCAACACATTTTCCGGAAGTTAATACAGAACGAATTTATTTGTTAGGTCATAGCTTAGGCGGTCCGGTTGCTCTATATACAGCTGTAAGCGAACCTAATATTCGCAAACTTATGTTATGGTCTCCAGTTGCTCATCCTTATAAAGATATTGTTCGGATTGTTGGAGTAGATACTTATCAAAGGGCATGGCAGTATTCATCTGTGGATTATATGGGCTATGGCTTTACTTCGGCATTCTTTGAGTCACTACAGCCTTATGTTCCTCTAAAAGAATTACAAAATTATACCGGAGATGTCTTCATTGCCCATGGCACAGCAGATGTTGACATTCCAGTTGAGTATTGCTTCCACTATTATTATGCCTTTCGTTCACGTCCTACTGGTAAAAGTGATAAAGAGATTATTTTAGAAGCAGATCATACCTTTTCTGACGGATGCAGTCGAGCTATGTTAATTGATAGTACAAGGGAATGGCTTTCTGGTGAACGATATTATAAACAAGCAGGGGGAGCTGTTACTCGTACTCTAGGTTATTCCATATAG
- a CDS encoding IS3 family transposase (programmed frameshift), which translates to MGTRVSYPEEVKWQVVKMKQEGYTNKQIMDELGIKDKSQIKTWMKWFRNGETYRFAQQVGKQYMYGKYGQDQLDEIATKDLRIRQLELQIEVLKKVSGISKEVKKSSLIDVVESFKDRFTITEILKLFAVPRATYYRWKAKFQNTSTELEYLIEQLCLKYHYRFGHRKITALLGRIYNKKVNRKTVQRVMQRKNLQCRVKVKRKTFSSGESKMIVSNKLNREFIALKPNEKWVTDITYLPYGQSMLYLSSIMDLYNNEIIAYRISDRQDVSLVLETLEQATKTRDARGVLLHSDQGSVYTSYAFQNKAKENSITTSMSRKGNCHDNAVIESFHSSLKSEEFASPKREFLTNLMVLQKVENYICFYNQERIQEKLNYLSPYEYGKQVA; encoded by the exons ATGGGTACAAGAGTTTCTTATCCAGAAGAGGTGAAGTGGCAAGTCGTAAAGATGAAGCAAGAGGGTTATACGAATAAACAGATTATGGATGAACTTGGTATCAAGGATAAATCTCAGATAAAGACATGGATGAAGTGGTTTCGTAATGGAGAAACGTATCGGTTTGCTCAACAGGTAGGCAAACAATATATGTATGGAAAATACGGACAAGATCAGCTAGACGAGATAGCTACCAAAGACCTGAGAATTCGTCAATTAGAGTTGCAGATAGAAGTCCTAA AAAAAGTATCAGGAATTTCAAAGGAGGTGAAAAAATCGAGCCTAATTGACGTTGTAGAGAGCTTTAAAGATCGGTTTACTATTACGGAGATACTAAAATTGTTTGCTGTACCACGAGCAACGTATTATCGCTGGAAAGCGAAGTTTCAAAACACAAGTACAGAACTTGAATACCTAATTGAACAACTCTGCTTGAAGTATCACTATCGTTTTGGTCATCGCAAGATAACTGCTTTACTAGGTCGTATTTATAATAAAAAAGTGAATCGTAAAACAGTGCAGAGGGTTATGCAAAGGAAAAATTTACAATGTCGTGTAAAAGTAAAGCGCAAGACGTTTAGTAGTGGCGAGAGTAAAATGATTGTTTCAAACAAGCTGAACCGGGAATTTATAGCTTTAAAGCCAAATGAAAAGTGGGTAACGGATATTACGTATTTACCTTACGGTCAAAGCATGTTGTACTTATCTTCGATAATGGATCTATATAACAACGAGATCATTGCTTACCGAATAAGTGACAGACAAGATGTTTCTCTCGTTCTAGAGACGCTTGAACAAGCCACGAAAACTAGAGACGCGCGAGGTGTCCTTCTCCATAGTGACCAAGGTTCAGTTTATACCTCATACGCTTTTCAAAATAAAGCAAAAGAAAACAGCATTACCACGAGCATGTCCCGTAAGGGAAATTGCCATGATAATGCTGTCATTGAATCCTTCCACTCCTCGCTAAAGTCGGAAGAATTCGCCTCTCCGAAGAGAGAGTTCCTAACAAATCTAATGGTATTACAAAAAGTAGAAAATTACATCTGTTTTTACAATCAGGAACGAATTCAGGAAAAATTAAACTACCTGTCCCCATACGAGTATGGAAAACAGGTAGCATAG
- a CDS encoding glycosyltransferase family 2 protein, producing the protein MVDLKDIIEGLFIGFTTTMGLVSIYQTAISVGGGILLHKKKPVTHKPEKTFAVLIAAHNESAVVAPLIENLKKMDYPREMYDIFVICDNCTDNTAEIVRKHGAYACERFDTSKRGKGYGIEWMLENLWSREKQYDAVVMFDADNLVEKNFLTIMNDRLCKGQQVIQGYLDSKNPFDSWITLSYACTYWFTNRMWQLARHNLGLPNTLGGTGLCIESKLLKDMGWGATSLTEDLEFATRCIERGIYPCWAHETKVFDEKPIDLKSSMKQRLRWMQGHYDVAGRYIGSVMKNGLKARRLGMLDAAFYLFQPMYVLIVTFMSVLFMARLLSFNTFLPTTGFLPDWLIYATTGIFYLLPVLALYLEKVPLKAYLGLILLPIFFLTWLPIFIYAFFTKNNQEWSHTAHTRAIQIEEMQQ; encoded by the coding sequence ATGGTTGACTTAAAAGATATAATTGAGGGGCTTTTCATCGGTTTTACCACCACAATGGGGTTAGTCAGCATCTATCAAACAGCAATTTCAGTAGGCGGAGGCATTTTGCTTCATAAGAAAAAGCCTGTGACCCACAAACCAGAGAAAACATTTGCTGTATTGATAGCTGCACACAATGAATCAGCGGTTGTTGCACCATTGATCGAGAATTTGAAAAAAATGGACTATCCGCGTGAGATGTATGACATTTTTGTTATCTGTGACAATTGTACAGATAACACCGCGGAGATTGTTCGGAAGCATGGCGCCTATGCTTGCGAACGATTTGACACTTCAAAGCGTGGCAAAGGCTACGGTATTGAGTGGATGTTAGAAAATTTATGGTCACGAGAAAAGCAGTACGATGCTGTCGTAATGTTTGATGCAGATAACTTGGTAGAGAAAAACTTCCTAACTATCATGAACGATCGTCTATGCAAAGGACAACAAGTTATCCAAGGTTACCTTGACTCCAAAAACCCGTTTGACTCTTGGATTACTCTTTCGTACGCTTGTACGTACTGGTTCACCAACCGTATGTGGCAATTGGCTCGCCATAACCTAGGTTTGCCAAACACATTAGGTGGTACAGGGCTTTGTATTGAGAGTAAGCTGTTAAAAGATATGGGTTGGGGAGCGACCAGCTTAACTGAGGACTTGGAATTTGCAACGAGATGTATTGAACGTGGCATCTATCCTTGCTGGGCTCATGAAACAAAGGTTTTTGACGAAAAACCAATCGACCTAAAATCTTCAATGAAGCAGCGACTTCGTTGGATGCAAGGACATTATGATGTAGCTGGACGTTACATTGGTTCAGTTATGAAAAACGGTTTAAAAGCAAGAAGACTAGGAATGCTTGACGCAGCTTTCTACCTCTTTCAACCCATGTATGTGTTGATTGTTACATTTATGTCGGTATTGTTTATGGCCAGATTGTTGAGCTTTAACACGTTCCTACCTACAACGGGCTTCTTGCCTGATTGGTTGATTTACGCGACAACAGGTATTTTCTATTTGTTGCCTGTACTCGCATTGTATTTAGAGAAAGTCCCACTAAAAGCTTATTTGGGACTCATCCTGTTGCCAATTTTCTTCCTGACGTGGTTACCTATCTTCATCTACGCGTTCTTTACAAAGAACAACCAAGAATGGAGCCATACTGCACATACACGTGCTATTCAGATTGAAGAAATGCAACAGTAA
- a CDS encoding TIGR01212 family radical SAM protein (This family includes YhcC from E. coli K-12, an uncharacterized radical SAM protein.) encodes MSTEDIQNSCQPLLWGDKRYHTWNYHLRSMFQHKVFKVPLDGGFSCPNRDGNVAVGGCTFCSARGSGDFAGDRRMTLEKQFHDVKDRMHEKWPTAKYLGFFQAFSNTYAPVEELRDMYETILRQDDVVGLAIATRPDCLEDDVVEYLAELNERTYLWVELGLQTVHERTQLLINRAHDYQCYLDGLEKLRKHNIRVCSHIIYGLPGETAEDMMETAQAVAHLDVQGIKIHLLHLLKKTPMVKQYNAGLLEFLTQEEYTKLVVDTLEILPPEMIVHRITGDGPPDILIGPMWSRKKWEVLNGIEAEMKRRNTWQGKFFDPNWVPPLDLGK; translated from the coding sequence ATGTCAACGGAGGATATACAAAATAGCTGTCAGCCTCTACTATGGGGTGACAAGCGTTATCATACATGGAATTATCATTTACGTAGTATGTTTCAACACAAGGTATTTAAGGTACCGCTAGATGGAGGCTTTTCTTGCCCAAATCGAGATGGCAATGTTGCAGTAGGTGGCTGTACGTTTTGCAGTGCGCGCGGTTCTGGTGATTTTGCAGGAGATCGCCGTATGACGTTAGAGAAGCAATTTCATGATGTCAAAGATCGTATGCATGAAAAATGGCCGACAGCGAAGTATTTGGGTTTTTTTCAGGCATTTAGTAATACTTATGCGCCTGTAGAAGAGTTGCGCGATATGTACGAAACAATTTTACGACAAGATGATGTTGTGGGTCTCGCTATAGCGACCAGACCTGACTGTTTAGAAGATGATGTAGTTGAGTATTTGGCAGAATTAAACGAACGCACCTATCTGTGGGTAGAATTGGGTTTACAAACTGTACATGAACGTACACAGCTACTTATTAATCGTGCGCATGATTATCAATGCTATCTTGATGGATTAGAGAAGCTGCGTAAACATAACATTCGTGTCTGCTCTCACATTATTTACGGATTACCAGGAGAGACTGCCGAAGATATGATGGAGACTGCGCAGGCGGTTGCTCACTTGGATGTACAAGGAATTAAAATACATTTGTTACATCTGTTAAAGAAAACTCCTATGGTGAAGCAGTACAATGCAGGGCTATTGGAATTCTTGACACAAGAAGAGTATACGAAATTAGTGGTCGACACCTTGGAAATTCTACCACCAGAAATGATTGTGCATCGTATTACTGGTGATGGTCCGCCAGACATTTTGATTGGGCCGATGTGGAGTCGTAAGAAATGGGAAGTACTTAATGGGATTGAGGCTGAAATGAAGCGTCGCAATACGTGGCAAGGTAAGTTCTTTGATCCCAATTGGGTACCACCTCTAGATCTTGGAAAATAA
- a CDS encoding CBS domain-containing protein, with amino-acid sequence MFITDCLSPLHSLTVVKPTDTIAHALEEMKKGKLLSMPVINEDGTYFGTLSKRSLFERFEQDHADKTFTEFTQLPLADGVDQNLKPLTAEHLYEDALPIIVRYPFVPIVDENNHFLGIIKRKDMELVLESVFGMGVKGTRMTLTRFEGKGVLREISSILTEHKSNVISCVAFDSKHSGVRRILVKFKTEDNIIDIIQELENHGFAVTSVHES; translated from the coding sequence ATGTTCATTACCGACTGTCTATCACCACTACATTCTCTCACAGTGGTAAAGCCAACCGACACCATTGCCCATGCTCTGGAGGAAATGAAAAAAGGAAAATTGCTTAGCATGCCTGTCATTAATGAAGACGGTACTTATTTTGGGACGCTAAGTAAACGCAGTTTGTTTGAAAGATTTGAACAAGATCATGCGGATAAAACTTTTACAGAATTCACTCAACTTCCTCTTGCAGATGGTGTTGATCAAAACTTAAAGCCACTTACAGCCGAACATCTTTATGAAGACGCCCTCCCCATCATTGTGCGTTATCCATTTGTACCGATTGTAGATGAGAATAATCATTTCCTTGGTATCATTAAACGAAAAGATATGGAGCTTGTATTAGAATCCGTTTTTGGAATGGGTGTGAAAGGAACCAGAATGACCTTGACCCGCTTTGAAGGAAAAGGTGTTTTACGAGAAATTTCCAGTATTTTAACCGAACACAAATCAAATGTGATCTCCTGTGTGGCCTTTGATTCTAAACACTCTGGTGTCCGACGTATTCTAGTCAAGTTTAAAACGGAAGATAATATTATTGATATTATTCAAGAATTAGAGAATCACGGCTTTGCCGTTACCTCCGTTCATGAAAGCTAA
- a CDS encoding glycerophosphodiester phosphodiesterase, with product MHTLIYAHRGASGMYPENTFPAFHAAYLQGSDGMEIDVQLTADKQLIVMHDTNVEHTTDGVGEVRHLTYQQIHRLNAAAKSGKNYPPTKVPELSDVLLFVKTTGLRLIIELKNFIVPQPHLEEHVIRLIHDLRLHKQVVLSSFNYHSLLRVKELDPHVRTGMLYFGQLHNPWEIAKQFRADELHAPEEQVNKALLQATRQHHLSLLAWTVNTPERMRDLFSLQIDGIITNYPNLARKYLRKK from the coding sequence ATGCATACCCTCATTTATGCTCACAGGGGTGCCTCTGGCATGTATCCCGAAAATACATTTCCAGCCTTTCATGCAGCCTATCTACAAGGCTCGGATGGTATGGAAATCGACGTTCAACTGACCGCTGACAAGCAGCTTATTGTCATGCACGATACCAATGTAGAGCACACCACAGATGGGGTAGGAGAAGTGCGACATCTCACCTATCAACAGATCCATCGCCTAAATGCTGCTGCCAAAAGCGGAAAGAATTATCCCCCGACAAAGGTTCCAGAGCTATCAGATGTCTTATTGTTTGTCAAAACAACTGGACTCCGACTTATCATTGAACTTAAGAACTTTATCGTCCCCCAGCCTCATTTGGAAGAGCATGTGATTCGTCTTATCCATGATCTTCGTTTACATAAACAGGTGGTGCTTTCCTCTTTTAATTATCACAGCCTCTTGCGTGTAAAGGAGCTGGATCCACACGTTCGCACCGGGATGCTTTATTTCGGTCAGCTACATAATCCTTGGGAGATTGCCAAACAATTTCGTGCGGACGAACTACACGCCCCCGAAGAGCAGGTAAATAAAGCGCTTCTGCAAGCTACTCGTCAGCATCATTTATCGCTACTTGCTTGGACAGTAAACACTCCAGAACGGATGAGAGACCTCTTTTCGTTACAAATTGATGGCATAATTACAAATTATCCTAATTTAGCACGAAAATATTTGCGTAAGAAGTAA
- the ablB gene encoding putative beta-lysine N-acetyltransferase, which produces MAMESIENHSQIIVDIHNQRIKVMGYDSTQIDAIAKTCKQQADKLGMTKLIVYARHEDLSAWSTHGFIREGILEGCIQGQNAHMLRYFVTSERGTPKNEPLADEIMQISLAKQADSSVLKALPDDCSVRWAKLQDAEELANLYQVVFETYPTPMHDPEYVRNTMQADTHYAVVEAGGRIVCAASAEVTPNWGSAEMTDCATHPDWLGKGLLQHLFVALEQHMQEMGIYYLYTITRAHSAAMNVTAAKMGYRYTGRLINNCVISTGFEDMNIWVKPLRAVWD; this is translated from the coding sequence ATGGCGATGGAATCTATTGAAAATCATTCACAAATAATTGTGGATATACATAACCAGCGTATCAAGGTAATGGGGTATGACTCTACTCAAATTGACGCGATTGCAAAGACGTGTAAACAACAGGCTGACAAACTAGGTATGACCAAGCTAATTGTCTATGCTAGACATGAGGATCTATCCGCTTGGAGTACACATGGGTTTATACGTGAAGGGATTTTGGAAGGGTGTATACAAGGTCAGAATGCACACATGCTTCGATATTTTGTAACATCAGAACGCGGTACTCCTAAAAATGAGCCGCTTGCAGACGAAATTATGCAAATTAGTTTAGCCAAACAAGCAGACAGTAGTGTCTTAAAGGCGCTGCCGGACGATTGTAGTGTTCGTTGGGCTAAACTGCAAGATGCAGAAGAGCTGGCTAATCTGTATCAAGTTGTCTTTGAGACCTATCCAACCCCCATGCATGATCCTGAATATGTACGTAATACAATGCAAGCAGATACCCACTACGCTGTTGTAGAAGCAGGGGGGAGGATTGTTTGCGCTGCTTCTGCTGAAGTGACTCCGAATTGGGGATCAGCAGAAATGACGGATTGTGCCACTCATCCAGATTGGTTAGGGAAAGGCTTGCTTCAGCACTTATTTGTGGCTTTGGAACAACATATGCAGGAGATGGGTATTTACTATCTTTATACAATTACACGTGCCCATTCCGCTGCGATGAATGTGACAGCCGCTAAAATGGGTTATCGGTATACTGGCAGACTAATTAATAATTGTGTTATTTCAACCGGATTTGAGGATATGAATATATGGGTAAAGCCGTTACGGGCTGTTTGGGACTAA
- a CDS encoding PucR family transcriptional regulator, with amino-acid sequence MSITIREAMQLPDMVQTRLVAGESGLNHPIHWVTIVEIVEDLERLQAGEFLITTGFGLEMNTDKHDQFIPSLAARGLSGVAIHTGFYLREIPALFIEQANQFGLPLIEIPTELNFSTITKAILQPIVNRQFELIRYSEQIHQRLLNVALLGEGLSAIADELADVTQGEVVITDVLGYEVIRTCSRTCRPTTAGMPSVEYSNQVFSNQNCEPTSPAPVELTHSIEAARFTFGTITLRKRQTNQQEWDIIALQHASTLAALACSKDREVAQAEWRLKGDFLDELLSGTFKLNAESEARSRLLGYPLHIHARHLVVALSIPVTTYTEEYDFTMLQKLPTLLKRVAEVYQPTYLSKVRATDILLLMPEDRASEIFVQKVAAKWLDLYPQHPLAIGISTPRASFNTLSIAVQEAIYAMKCRGALLPASEIQSVSHFDRLSGYQFLFPYHAQSEALQQLWEPLLVTLLQYDQKHGQQLLETIQTYFEECLNGQKTAQRLFIHRHTLKYRLQQIEEKTAGSLHDASHRWQLQLAIMAYHLQQILYPDLPDIP; translated from the coding sequence ATGTCAATAACGATCCGTGAAGCCATGCAGTTACCTGATATGGTGCAAACTAGGTTGGTAGCAGGGGAATCTGGACTAAATCATCCGATTCATTGGGTAACAATTGTAGAAATTGTAGAGGATTTGGAACGTTTACAAGCAGGGGAATTTCTAATTACCACTGGTTTTGGTCTGGAGATGAACACCGATAAACATGATCAGTTTATACCTTCACTGGCAGCCCGAGGATTGAGTGGAGTTGCCATTCATACAGGATTTTATTTACGTGAAATTCCAGCGCTTTTTATTGAACAAGCCAATCAGTTTGGACTCCCTTTAATTGAGATTCCCACAGAGCTTAATTTCTCTACCATCACAAAAGCCATTCTTCAACCCATCGTGAATCGTCAATTTGAACTAATTCGCTATTCAGAGCAAATTCACCAACGACTGTTAAATGTAGCCTTGCTAGGTGAGGGACTTTCTGCCATTGCAGACGAATTAGCCGATGTCACCCAAGGAGAAGTGGTAATAACAGATGTACTAGGTTATGAAGTAATCCGTACATGTTCACGCACATGTAGACCCACTACTGCTGGCATGCCGTCAGTGGAGTATTCCAATCAGGTATTCTCTAATCAAAACTGTGAACCCACCTCCCCTGCCCCTGTCGAATTAACCCATTCCATCGAAGCCGCTCGTTTTACCTTTGGCACCATCACCTTACGCAAACGTCAAACAAACCAGCAAGAATGGGACATTATCGCTTTACAGCATGCCTCAACATTAGCAGCCTTAGCTTGTAGTAAAGATCGGGAGGTAGCACAAGCAGAATGGCGTCTAAAAGGCGATTTTTTGGATGAGTTACTAAGTGGGACCTTTAAGCTCAATGCAGAATCTGAGGCACGTAGCCGTTTGTTAGGTTATCCCCTTCATATTCATGCACGTCATCTTGTTGTTGCATTATCCATACCGGTTACGACTTATACAGAAGAGTACGATTTTACCATGCTACAAAAGCTACCCACCTTATTAAAGCGGGTAGCAGAGGTCTATCAGCCTACCTATCTCAGTAAGGTACGTGCAACCGATATCTTATTACTAATGCCTGAGGATAGGGCTAGTGAAATTTTTGTACAAAAAGTGGCTGCGAAGTGGCTTGATTTGTACCCTCAGCATCCTTTGGCGATCGGGATCAGTACTCCCCGTGCTTCCTTCAATACCTTGTCAATTGCCGTACAAGAAGCGATCTACGCTATGAAATGTCGGGGAGCACTCCTCCCAGCATCCGAAATTCAGTCTGTATCGCATTTTGACCGGTTATCTGGATATCAGTTCCTATTTCCCTATCACGCGCAATCTGAGGCCTTACAGCAGCTCTGGGAGCCATTATTAGTAACATTACTACAATACGATCAAAAACATGGGCAACAATTGCTAGAGACCATCCAAACCTATTTTGAAGAGTGTCTGAATGGGCAAAAAACGGCACAACGTCTATTCATTCACCGACACACGCTTAAATATCGTCTACAGCAGATAGAGGAAAAAACAGCGGGATCACTTCATGACGCCTCTCACCGCTGGCAACTACAGCTAGCCATCATGGCCTATCATTTGCAACAAATTTTATACCCTGACCTGCCCGACATTCCATAG
- a CDS encoding aspartate aminotransferase family protein, which yields MDSKTERKSYVIKPEWGKQYPRISHGKGIYLYEESGKRYMDACSGAVTVSIGHAIDEILDAMRQQAEKVSFAYRSHFSSEAVEELADILATWAPGNVNWSFFVSSGSEATETAQKIAIQYWQEQGRMTKNRILSRWMSYHGITMGALSMSGHVLRRKRFVPLLADYPSISAPYPYRNQQGLDSETYARKAADELEEAIIRTGAENVAAFIAEPIIGASGGAVVPPDGYFARIREICSKHQILFIADEVMTGVGRTGRNFGIDHWQVTPDVMTLGKGMSSGYTPMAATMVSDSIMQTIAEGSGSIMAGHTYSANPQSAAICVSVLRYMEQHQLVKKAEENGKYLLQHLKQVEQEFDIVGEARGKGLMCGLEFVKNKQTKEPFALSHQVTNRIIQRAFAKGLMIYPAIGGLDGVAGDAVIISPPLIIEQNEIDELIHLLRQTLQEAEAEFTKEGIW from the coding sequence ATGGATAGCAAAACAGAACGAAAAAGCTATGTAATTAAACCTGAATGGGGTAAACAGTATCCACGAATTTCTCATGGAAAAGGAATTTACTTATATGAAGAGAGCGGAAAGCGTTATATGGATGCTTGTTCAGGGGCTGTAACTGTCAGCATTGGGCACGCAATAGATGAAATTCTCGATGCCATGAGACAGCAAGCTGAGAAGGTATCATTTGCTTATCGCTCGCATTTCAGTAGTGAAGCAGTGGAGGAATTAGCTGATATTCTTGCTACATGGGCGCCTGGTAATGTGAATTGGAGCTTTTTCGTCAGCAGTGGATCAGAAGCGACAGAGACTGCTCAAAAAATTGCGATTCAGTATTGGCAAGAACAGGGACGCATGACCAAAAATCGGATCCTGTCACGATGGATGAGCTATCACGGAATTACGATGGGAGCTTTGTCAATGTCAGGACATGTGTTAAGACGGAAGCGTTTCGTACCATTATTGGCAGACTACCCGAGCATATCGGCTCCTTATCCGTATCGAAATCAGCAGGGACTCGATAGCGAAACATACGCACGCAAGGCAGCTGACGAGTTAGAGGAGGCAATTATCAGAACGGGGGCGGAAAATGTTGCGGCATTTATAGCAGAGCCAATCATTGGCGCTTCTGGAGGTGCTGTAGTACCACCGGATGGCTATTTTGCTCGCATTCGTGAAATTTGTAGCAAGCATCAAATATTATTTATAGCAGACGAAGTAATGACAGGCGTAGGGCGTACTGGTAGAAACTTTGGAATTGATCATTGGCAGGTAACTCCTGATGTGATGACGCTGGGAAAAGGAATGAGTTCGGGATATACACCGATGGCAGCTACGATGGTGAGTGATTCCATCATGCAGACTATTGCAGAAGGCTCTGGTTCTATCATGGCAGGTCATACGTACAGTGCTAACCCTCAATCAGCAGCTATATGCGTGTCTGTTTTACGTTACATGGAACAGCATCAGCTAGTGAAAAAAGCAGAGGAGAACGGAAAGTATTTATTACAACACTTAAAACAAGTAGAGCAGGAGTTTGACATTGTTGGAGAAGCTCGTGGAAAAGGACTAATGTGTGGACTAGAATTTGTGAAGAACAAGCAGACAAAAGAGCCATTTGCGCTCTCACATCAGGTGACAAATCGAATTATCCAGAGAGCATTTGCTAAAGGATTAATGATTTACCCGGCTATTGGTGGTTTAGATGGAGTAGCAGGTGATGCTGTAATTATCTCTCCCCCGCTCATTATTGAGCAAAATGAAATTGATGAATTGATCCATTTACTGCGTCAGACCTTACAAGAAGCGGAAGCGGAGTTCACGAAAGAGGGCATCTGGTAG
- a CDS encoding 3-oxoacid CoA-transferase subunit A translates to MISQSTWNKQVSLEEALEHFHDGMTLMVGGFGGVGNPPTLIQGLLEKQIRGLTLISNDTAFPDIGVGRLITQRRVSKVIASHIGSNPNAGAQMTAGELEVEFCPQGILAERVRAGGVGLGGILSDIGIDTIAEKGKEKVLVDGKTYLIETPLTAQVAIVSAKKADRFGNLVFDTSARNFNPLVAMAGDITIVEAEEIVEIGQLDPEEIVTPGVFVNYIVQSEGVNWRWAWEK, encoded by the coding sequence ATGATTTCACAATCAACCTGGAATAAACAGGTTTCATTAGAGGAAGCATTAGAGCATTTTCATGATGGGATGACATTGATGGTTGGTGGCTTCGGTGGGGTGGGCAACCCTCCTACGCTGATACAAGGACTATTAGAGAAACAAATTAGAGGATTAACACTGATTAGTAACGATACAGCTTTTCCTGACATTGGAGTCGGAAGATTAATTACACAGCGGCGAGTAAGTAAGGTCATTGCTTCTCATATTGGTTCCAATCCGAATGCAGGTGCCCAAATGACAGCGGGAGAACTGGAAGTGGAATTTTGCCCACAAGGTATTTTAGCAGAGAGAGTTCGAGCAGGAGGAGTAGGTCTAGGAGGAATTTTATCTGATATTGGAATCGATACGATCGCTGAAAAAGGCAAGGAGAAGGTGTTAGTGGATGGGAAAACGTATTTGATTGAGACACCGTTAACTGCCCAAGTAGCTATCGTCTCTGCAAAAAAGGCAGATCGATTTGGCAATCTTGTTTTTGATACAAGTGCACGTAATTTTAACCCGTTGGTGGCAATGGCCGGTGATATCACTATCGTGGAAGCGGAAGAGATTGTTGAGATTGGACAGCTGGACCCTGAAGAAATCGTGACACCAGGAGTGTTCGTAAATTATATCGTGCAAAGTGAAGGGGTGAATTGGCGATGGGCATGGGAGAAGTAG